Within the Staphylococcus warneri genome, the region AAGCTAACGAAAAAGAATGGAGAGAAAATGATGGACTTGTATCTGTGATTTCTTCACAACATCCATTTAATCAAAAATATACACAAGCAACAGATCAAAACCAAAAAGGTATTTGGCAAGTAACACCTACAAAACATGATTGGGATCATGTTGACTTTGTTGGACAAGATAGTTCTGATACAGTAAGAACTAGAGAAGAATTACAACAATTCTGGCATAGTCTAGCAGATGATTTAGTACAAAGTGAAAAGTTAACATCAGAGCAAAAAGCACAAGCATAATTAAGATACTATATCTTTAATAAAGAAAGGAGCATGCACTATGACTGCGGATTTCTTCCAATTAATCGGATCATTCTTCAAAGTATTAAAAGAATTATTTAAGTAATATATAAGTAAAGTACCTCACATGCTTTATGAGCATGTGAGGTGCTTTTTTAATGTAAAAAAACAATTGAATTTAAATATCTAAATTTATAAAAGTAAAAAATATGTAAATAAATATAAAAATAAATGATTTAATTATAAAAAGTTGTTATGATATAGATGTGTCAATGATTCACTTTTGGAAGGAGATTTTAAAAATGAAAAAAATGACAATGTTAGCAGGTTCAGTATTAGCAGGCACACTCGCAGTTGCAGGTGTATCTGGTGTGGCGGACGCAAGCTCAGTACATAAAACTGCCAAACACCAACATCAAACAACTCAAGGTGACCGTCCTTATGGTGGAATTGCACCTAAGGGTATGTCAGAGAAACAATATGCAGAATTAGAAAAGAGATTACCAAAAGCAAGTGAAGTATCAACTAAAGAATATAATCAATTAGTGGATAAAGAAACACAACGCATCGCTGATAAATATGACGTGACTATTCATGCACCGCAAAAAACATTCCATCCACATCAATAATTCATAAATAATAAGGCGTCTCGCACAATGCGGGACGCCTTTATTGGTGAACAAAAAGAACCTAAGACATAAAGAAATGCCTCAGGTTACAATAATAAATATTCAGTAGCGGAGGGAGAAGGATTTGAACCAACGCGAGCACGAAGCTCCTACCAATCATAAATGATTGGCCTCTTAAGCCAGACTTGAGTATCCCTCCAAATCAATTAACAAAGAACAGTATATAACTATCTATAGTAAATGTAAAGATAAATGGATTAAAAAATTAAAAATTTGTAAAGACGTGCAATATTCTAAAAGAATCAATTTAATTTTATAGTTAAATGAATCCTTTAACTATACGAATCAAGCCATAAATGATTTCAGGTATACTTTGAAATAAAATTTCATTGGTTGTCTCTTTTAGAATGTCCATTTTACTTCTTTTACGATTTTTATTTTTTGTTGCCAAAATCTATCCCTCCGATTAAGCACCATAATAACAAAAGTTAAATGCACACATTAAAACAATGAACGAATTAGACGCATAAGACCACCTACCATTTCAGGTAAAAAGTTAAATACGTCTGCCCAAAATGAGTTTTTAGTTTGTTTTTCATCTTCAGCAATTACTTTTTCGTCTTTCTGGTCTTGTTGGGATGTCATTGTAGCTACCTCCATATTCATGATCGTATTGCTCTTCCATTTCATTATAACGTTCATTTAGTATCTATCATAATATAATAGGGTTATGTGGGTTAGCCCAATCAATATCAAGTTTGTCACATGATTGTCAAAAATAAATCATATGCATGATGATGTATAGAAATTCAATAAATAGAGATATGATAGTAAAACGATAATGCTCTAGAATGCCTAATCCAAAATTGTCTTAATTTTAATATAATGAAAATGAAATGAAAGCTTATGAAAACTCGTATTGAAGATTTCGAAAAATTTCTATATACCTCTTCACGTTGTTCAAAATCTTTTGTAGTATATCACTCATGTTGATTTTTTGAACGAAACGAAAAGGGGGAAGCAGTGATGAGAGAAAATAAAATGATGTTTTTTATTTTTATGTTAGGTACGTTTACTGTTGGTATGGCTGAGTATGTTGTCACAGGATTACTAACACAAATATCTGATGACATGCATGTATCTATTTCAAGTGCGGGACTGCTTGTGAGTGTCTATGCGATTAGTGTGGCAGTGATTGGTCCATTCATGCGTATATTTACGATGAAAGTCCATGCGCATCGCTTGTTATCTGTGCTTGTAGCTATATTTATCGTGAGTAACTTAGTAGGAATGTTAGCGCCTAATTTTAATGTGCTCTTATTATCAAGATTAATGTCTGCAGCCATGCATGCGCCGTTCTTTGGCGTTTGTATGAGTGTAGCAGCGGCTGTTGCACCACCAGCTAAGAAACCGCAAGCAATTGCCTTAGTTCAAGCGGGTCTAACGATAGCAGTCATGATTGGTGTGCCGTTCGGATCATTTTTAGGTGGCTTGGCTAATTGGAGAGTTGTATTTGGTATCATGATTATCTTAGCAGTGATAACGATGTTAGGTATGATGAAGTTTACACCACACGTTTCATTAAGCGCAGAAGCCAATATTTCTAAAGAATTAACCGTATTTAAGAACCCACACATTTTAATTGTGATTTCTATCATCGTATTTGGTTATTCAGGTGTGTTTACAACTTATACGTTTATGGAACCAATGATTCATGACTATGCACCTTTTAAAATAATTGGATTAACCGTATGTTTATTCTTATTTGGGCTAGGTGGTGTAATTGGTAATTTAGTGACAGGTAGTGTACCAGAACATGCTTTAACTAAATATTTATTCTATACGTTCTTCTTATTATTTATTACTATTATCTTATTCGTTATTTTTGTTTATTATGCAGTATTAGCATTACTCATTTGTTTCTTGTTTGGATTTGGAACATTTGGTACAACACCGCTGTTAAATAGTAAAATTATATTAAGTGCACATGAAGCACCATTACTAGCAAGTACGCTAGCTGCTTCTATATTTAATGTAGCTAACTTTATTGGTGCTATACTGGGTTCAATATTATTATCAATTGGATTACCATATATGACGATTACATTCATATCTGGTGGTATTATTATTTTAGGTATCATACTCAATACAGTAAATAATGTTTACGAGAAAAAGCACATACAATTTCATAATTAATTAATAACCCTGTTCGACACGTGATCGAGCAGGGTTTCTCATATTTAATCATTACTTTTTAACTTTAAAATTGACGACCTGAGGAATATGAGAATTTGAATGTGCTTGAAGGTAATCGATAATTAATTGTGCGCCGTCAATTTGGATATCTTTAACAACTGGTGCGTTGGCGTACATATCATATTGACCGCCACCCACCGAACGATAGTTATTCACACAAATTGTATACATTTGATCAAAGTCTAATGGTTCACCATTGAATTGAATATGTGACACACGTTGTCCTCTAGGCTGACTAGCTTGAATCGTATAACTTACACCGGCGAATATATCATAGTTAAAATGTTGAGGTTTCGGTTCCATAAAATCTTTACTGATGGTGATTTCTTCTTGAATAACATCAAAATATTCAGCAGAGCGTTCTATTGCAGCTTTAATATCTGCACCGCTAACACGTAATACTTTAAATGTATTTGGGAAAGGATAATTGTTAATGACATCACGCATTGTAACGTGTTTTGTAAAACCAGTTGCTGAATCAAATAAGGCTGTACATGCCATATCGGCACCACTCTTAGCTAATAAGACATAATTTAAAAAATTGATAAATGGATGTGGTGCTATACGAGCTTCAAATGCATCATCCACAATCATTTCATTAGGTAGTTCAGCAATCTGAGTATCGAGCCAGTCTTCTAATTGACTTCTTAAATAGCGATCATCTTCATTAACAACAAAATCATCATCATCGCTAACCGGTAATAAACTACATGACGCAATGCGTTCATGAGTGTCATCGTTCAAATTCAGAACAACTTTGCCTATAGATCGACCTCGTGTACCAGGTTGGATGACTGCCGTTTGGTTGAATAACGTTGCGATATCTCTATGTTGATGACCTGTAATGAATATATCAATATCATCACAGAAGTGTTCTAAAATTGCATAACCTTCATTTTCACCTGTTTGTGCTTCGGTAGCGTCTCCAGTTTCTAAATCTTTTTCAAAGCCACCGTGATAGCTCACAACAACAAAGTCTGATTGGCGGCGTACTTCGGGTAGCCAACGTTGTAATGTTGTTACGGCACTTTCAAAGGTGAGTGATTGGATGTGTTCTGGTTGTTCCCAATGAGGGATATACTGCGTCGTTAATCCAATCACGCCAATTGTTTTACCATTAACATCGAAATAGTGAATGCCCTGATGCGTGAGTAATTCACCATTCTCAAAGATATTAGCACATAACACCGGATAGTTTAGACGTTTCAATGTATCTTTCAAATAAGGTAACCCGTAATTGAATTCATGATTACCTAGTGTACCAAAGTGAAAGGACATACGATTATAGAAATTGACTAGAGGCTGACTATTCTTGATATGAGAGACGAGATAATTACAAAATGGTGAGCCTTGTAAAAAATCACCATTATCTATTTTAATATGATAAGCGTAATGTTGTTGGTCTTTTTCAATCAAATGATTAGCCAACAATAAGCCCATAGGTAGGTATTGGTCTCTTTTGGAGAAATCTGTTGGAAATATGTAACCATGTATATCGCTCACTACGTAAAACGCAAGTTGTTCCATAAAATATCACTCCTCTTTACTCATCATGAATTATAGAACAATATTGTTACATTGTGTATTATTAAATAAAATTTACAAAACCTTCAACTGTATTTAAAAATAAGTTATTAAAATTCATTTTAATATAATACAAAATAACTTTAATATGTGGTAATCTATAAGTGTAATTTTATTATATACATATTACACCAAATACGTATTAGAAGGGACAGTTATTAGATGAAAAAGTTGAAGTGTTTATTGATTCTTGTTTTATCAGTCATTATGTTTACGGCAGCATGTGGAAATTCAAGCTCTTTAGATAATCAAAAGAGTTCTGACAAAGGTTCAGATTCTAAATCTGGAGATTATAAACCAAAAGAACTAACGGTACAATTTGTACCATCACAAAATGCAGATAAATTAGAAGCGAAAGCGAAGCCACTTGAAAAACTTCTGTCTAAAGAATTGGATATGCCAGTTAAAGTATCCGTTTCTACCAACTACAATACAATTGTCGAAGCCATGAAATCTAAAAAAGTAGATGTCGGCTTCTTACCTCCTACAGCTTACACATTAGCACATGATCAAAAAGCAGCAGATTTATTATTACAAGCACAACGTTATGGTGTGAACAAAGATGGTTCACCTAATAAGCAACTTGTGGATGACTACAAATCAGAAATTTTAGTGAAGAAAGACTCAGATATTAAAAGCTTAAAAGATTTAAAAGGTAAGAAAATTGCCTTACAAGATGTAACTTCAACAGCAGGTTACACATTCCCATTAGCTACATTAAAAGAAGAAGCGGGTATTAATGCAACTAAAGATATGAAAATCGTCAACGTTAAAGGGCATGACCAAGCAATCATTTCATTATTAAATGGTGATGTAGATGCAGC harbors:
- a CDS encoding MFS transporter; this translates as MRENKMMFFIFMLGTFTVGMAEYVVTGLLTQISDDMHVSISSAGLLVSVYAISVAVIGPFMRIFTMKVHAHRLLSVLVAIFIVSNLVGMLAPNFNVLLLSRLMSAAMHAPFFGVCMSVAAAVAPPAKKPQAIALVQAGLTIAVMIGVPFGSFLGGLANWRVVFGIMIILAVITMLGMMKFTPHVSLSAEANISKELTVFKNPHILIVISIIVFGYSGVFTTYTFMEPMIHDYAPFKIIGLTVCLFLFGLGGVIGNLVTGSVPEHALTKYLFYTFFLLFITIILFVIFVYYAVLALLICFLFGFGTFGTTPLLNSKIILSAHEAPLLASTLAASIFNVANFIGAILGSILLSIGLPYMTITFISGGIIILGIILNTVNNVYEKKHIQFHN
- a CDS encoding bifunctional metallophosphatase/5'-nucleotidase is translated as MEQLAFYVVSDIHGYIFPTDFSKRDQYLPMGLLLANHLIEKDQQHYAYHIKIDNGDFLQGSPFCNYLVSHIKNSQPLVNFYNRMSFHFGTLGNHEFNYGLPYLKDTLKRLNYPVLCANIFENGELLTHQGIHYFDVNGKTIGVIGLTTQYIPHWEQPEHIQSLTFESAVTTLQRWLPEVRRQSDFVVVSYHGGFEKDLETGDATEAQTGENEGYAILEHFCDDIDIFITGHQHRDIATLFNQTAVIQPGTRGRSIGKVVLNLNDDTHERIASCSLLPVSDDDDFVVNEDDRYLRSQLEDWLDTQIAELPNEMIVDDAFEARIAPHPFINFLNYVLLAKSGADMACTALFDSATGFTKHVTMRDVINNYPFPNTFKVLRVSGADIKAAIERSAEYFDVIQEEITISKDFMEPKPQHFNYDIFAGVSYTIQASQPRGQRVSHIQFNGEPLDFDQMYTICVNNYRSVGGGQYDMYANAPVVKDIQIDGAQLIIDYLQAHSNSHIPQVVNFKVKK
- a CDS encoding phosphate/phosphite/phosphonate ABC transporter substrate-binding protein; this encodes MKKLKCLLILVLSVIMFTAACGNSSSLDNQKSSDKGSDSKSGDYKPKELTVQFVPSQNADKLEAKAKPLEKLLSKELDMPVKVSVSTNYNTIVEAMKSKKVDVGFLPPTAYTLAHDQKAADLLLQAQRYGVNKDGSPNKQLVDDYKSEILVKKDSDIKSLKDLKGKKIALQDVTSTAGYTFPLATLKEEAGINATKDMKIVNVKGHDQAIISLLNGDVDAAAVFNDARNIVKKDQPDVFKDTKILQLTDAIPNDTISVRPDMDKKFQDKLKKAFKDISKTKEGHKIIKEVYSHEGYTDTDDSKFDVVRENEKAVKDMK